A genomic segment from Deinococcus sp. YIM 77859 encodes:
- a CDS encoding ATP/GTP-binding protein: protein MSTINFAAREINCKIVYYGPGMSGKTTNLKHVFSKVPPHLRGEMVSLATEDERTLFFDFLPLDLGTVQGFKTRFHLYTVPGQVFYNASRKLILRGVDGIVFVADSAPNRLRANAESMRNLRENLAEYGIDVRDVPIVLQVNKRDIEGALPVEMIRAVVDPKKELQLFEATAHTGNGVFETLKSVSRLVLDRLSQNK, encoded by the coding sequence ATGAGCACCATCAACTTCGCGGCGCGCGAGATCAACTGCAAGATCGTCTACTACGGCCCCGGCATGTCCGGTAAGACCACCAACCTCAAGCACGTCTTTTCCAAGGTGCCTCCCCATCTGCGCGGCGAGATGGTCAGCCTCGCGACCGAAGACGAGCGCACCCTGTTTTTCGACTTTCTGCCGCTTGACCTCGGCACCGTGCAGGGCTTCAAGACCCGTTTTCATCTCTACACCGTGCCGGGCCAGGTGTTCTATAACGCCAGCCGCAAGCTCATTCTGCGCGGCGTAGACGGGATCGTCTTTGTGGCCGACTCTGCGCCCAACCGCTTGCGCGCCAACGCCGAAAGCATGCGCAACCTGCGCGAGAACCTTGCGGAGTACGGCATTGACGTCCGTGACGTGCCCATCGTTCTCCAGGTCAACAAGCGCGATATCGAGGGCGCGCTGCCCGTCGAGATGATCCGCGCTGTGGTTGACCCCAAAAAGGAACTGCAGCTGTTTGAGGCGACCGCCCACACCGGAAACGGCGTCTTTGAGACGCTCAAGAGTGTGAGCCGCCTGGTGTTGGACCGGCTGTCACAAAACAAGTAA
- a CDS encoding superoxide dismutase family protein encodes MKLQTKRSLALATLALGAAVAGGAGAPMTMAPASTPLSATATLRDPAGQVLGTARFVPQGMGVQVTVEVRGLTPGQHGMHVHEYGRCTPGVDEATNTVVPFGGAGGHFDPGMSKNHDDPQADNTYGHGGDLPMLNVDEGGVGRASFTTDKISLSGMNGVLNRTLVVHARPDDYKTDPAGMSGARERCGVIVRDTLRATDYTLPGAQDFPEGVAYDARRGVIYTGSAVNGTIYAINAATGAVRKFQEGGALGRQAALGLKVDGQGRLWVAGGAQGTVSVLTPDGMTLKVLQTPPSPSPYINDLTPAPDGNVYVTDSTRPVIFRVDRNLNLTAWLDLAGTPVKYGPGINLNGITATPDGRSLLVVQTNTGELWRIDLRTKAVRRVMTGLMSGDGLLLDGRTLYVARNRDGVVSKVSLSADYGTGQLVAEEPVRGLRFPATLALVGGDLVVTQAQLDRLMAGTPPETPFRLTRFRKF; translated from the coding sequence ATGAAGCTTCAGACCAAGCGTTCCCTCGCCCTGGCGACACTCGCCCTGGGCGCAGCGGTGGCGGGCGGGGCCGGTGCCCCCATGACGATGGCCCCGGCGAGCACCCCCCTCAGCGCGACAGCCACCCTGCGGGACCCCGCCGGACAGGTGCTGGGCACCGCCCGCTTCGTCCCGCAGGGGATGGGAGTACAGGTCACCGTGGAGGTGCGCGGTCTGACGCCGGGCCAGCACGGGATGCACGTCCACGAGTACGGGCGCTGCACCCCCGGCGTGGACGAGGCGACGAATACCGTCGTGCCCTTTGGCGGAGCGGGCGGGCACTTTGACCCCGGCATGAGCAAAAACCACGACGACCCGCAGGCAGACAACACGTACGGGCACGGCGGCGACCTGCCCATGCTGAACGTGGACGAGGGCGGGGTGGGCCGCGCCAGCTTCACCACCGACAAGATCAGCCTGAGTGGGATGAACGGTGTCCTGAACCGCACCCTGGTGGTCCACGCCCGTCCCGACGACTACAAGACCGACCCGGCGGGGATGTCGGGCGCCCGTGAGCGCTGCGGCGTGATCGTGCGTGACACCTTGAGGGCGACCGACTACACCCTGCCCGGTGCCCAGGACTTCCCGGAGGGCGTGGCCTACGACGCCCGCCGGGGCGTGATCTACACCGGCAGCGCGGTGAACGGCACCATCTACGCGATCAACGCGGCAACCGGGGCCGTCCGCAAGTTCCAGGAGGGCGGGGCGCTGGGCCGTCAGGCCGCGCTGGGGCTGAAGGTGGACGGGCAGGGCCGCCTGTGGGTCGCGGGTGGGGCACAGGGCACGGTGAGCGTCCTCACGCCGGACGGGATGACCCTGAAGGTCCTCCAGACGCCCCCGTCACCCAGTCCCTACATCAACGACCTCACGCCCGCGCCCGACGGCAACGTGTACGTGACCGACTCCACCCGTCCGGTCATCTTCCGGGTAGACCGCAACCTCAACCTGACCGCGTGGCTCGACCTCGCCGGGACGCCGGTCAAGTACGGCCCCGGCATCAACCTCAACGGAATCACGGCGACCCCGGACGGGCGCTCGCTGCTGGTGGTGCAGACGAACACGGGCGAGCTGTGGCGCATCGACCTGCGCACCAAAGCCGTGCGCCGGGTGATGACGGGCCTGATGAGCGGCGACGGCCTGCTTCTCGACGGCCGCACCCTCTACGTGGCCCGCAACAGGGATGGGGTCGTGAGCAAGGTGAGCCTCTCGGCGGATTACGGAACGGGACAGCTCGTCGCAGAAGAACCCGTGCGCGGCCTGCGCTTTCCGGCCACGCTGGCGCTGGTCGGCGGTGACCTCGTGGTGACGCAGGCGCAGCTCGACCGGCTGATGGCGGGGACCCCCCCGGAAACTCCTTTCCGGCTGACAAGGTTCCGAAAGTTCTAG
- a CDS encoding sorbosone dehydrogenase family protein, with amino-acid sequence MRGSLLVALTAALAGLGAVLAQGSAPPTGPAQTTIPTPRPLPAPEPPVSATVTRNEPRALGFTPDKLARLKVPAGFQIKVMATGLGNARMLHVMPDGGIYLTRRAQNDIWYLKDVNKDGLFDAGERRMVAQNLRLVHGLDVKDRKLYAVGEKTIWVMDMAQDGSLGVPRVFADGFPDAGQHPARGLKWGPDGYLYASFGSTNNDTPTQNPEEASILRIRPDGQWREVYARGLRHTIGFGWHPVTGVFYGMDQGSDWHGDNLPPEELNVLQRGRNYGWPFCYGDRRPDPYTNSSQLPGRITKAEYCSLTQGSLLNYTAHAAAIGLTFYTGTQFPAEYRNDAFVAFRGSWNRSAPSGYEIGRINFDAGNRPTAIEPFVTGFVYQEGGEWKQFGRVAGVATYTDGSLLFTDDQSGVIYRVLYTGGQQ; translated from the coding sequence ATGCGTGGATCCCTGCTTGTTGCCCTGACGGCGGCGCTGGCTGGCCTGGGGGCCGTGCTGGCCCAAGGCTCAGCGCCCCCGACCGGCCCCGCTCAGACGACCATTCCCACCCCGCGCCCGCTCCCTGCTCCCGAGCCGCCCGTCAGTGCCACGGTCACCCGCAATGAACCGCGCGCCCTGGGCTTTACCCCCGACAAGCTGGCCCGACTGAAGGTTCCGGCGGGCTTTCAGATCAAGGTGATGGCGACGGGCCTCGGCAACGCGCGGATGCTGCACGTGATGCCTGACGGCGGGATCTACCTCACCCGGCGTGCCCAGAACGACATCTGGTACCTCAAGGACGTGAACAAAGACGGCCTCTTTGACGCGGGTGAGCGCCGGATGGTCGCGCAAAACCTCCGGCTGGTGCACGGGCTGGACGTCAAGGACCGCAAGCTCTACGCCGTGGGCGAAAAGACGATCTGGGTGATGGACATGGCGCAGGACGGCAGCCTGGGCGTGCCGCGCGTCTTTGCCGACGGCTTTCCCGACGCCGGGCAGCACCCCGCGCGGGGACTGAAGTGGGGGCCAGACGGCTACCTCTACGCGTCTTTCGGCTCCACCAACAATGACACGCCCACCCAGAACCCGGAGGAGGCGAGCATCCTGCGCATTCGCCCGGACGGGCAGTGGCGCGAAGTGTACGCGCGGGGCCTGCGCCACACCATCGGCTTTGGGTGGCATCCGGTCACTGGGGTCTTCTACGGGATGGACCAGGGCAGCGACTGGCACGGTGACAACCTGCCGCCCGAAGAGTTGAACGTGCTTCAGCGCGGGCGCAACTACGGCTGGCCCTTCTGCTACGGTGACCGCCGACCCGATCCCTACACCAACTCCAGCCAGCTTCCCGGCCGGATCACCAAGGCCGAGTACTGTTCCCTCACCCAAGGGAGCCTGCTCAACTACACGGCACACGCTGCGGCCATCGGCCTGACCTTCTACACCGGCACCCAGTTCCCCGCCGAATACCGCAATGACGCCTTTGTCGCCTTCCGGGGGTCCTGGAACCGCTCGGCCCCCAGCGGCTACGAGATCGGCCGTATCAACTTTGACGCGGGGAACCGCCCCACCGCCATCGAGCCCTTTGTCACCGGCTTCGTGTACCAGGAGGGCGGCGAGTGGAAGCAGTTCGGGCGAGTGGCGGGCGTGGCGACGTACACGGATGGCAGCCTGCTCTTTACGGACGACCAGAGCGGCGTGATCTACCGCGTGCTGTACACCGGAGGCCAGCAATGA
- a CDS encoding 1,4-dihydroxy-6-naphthoate synthase, translated as MTGTVSALELGYSFCPNDTFIFYALHAGRVPAPLPVREVLEDVQTLNEWAAAGRLPITKISYRAYFEVMDRYVALRSGGALGRGVGPLVVAREALGDLNGRRVASPGALTTAELLLRLVSPGVRPVRMRYDEVMPAVARGEVDAGLIIHESRFTYPQYGLMRLLDLGAWWEGETGLPLPLGAILVRRDLPQDVQRGLNAAVRASLEYAYAHPQEPMNYIRRHALEMSDDVMRAHIDLYVNGLSLDVGAEGERAVRELHRRAVEVGAAPPSNLPPFVDLA; from the coding sequence ATGACCGGCACAGTCTCTGCCCTCGAGCTGGGCTATTCCTTCTGCCCGAACGACACCTTTATCTTCTACGCACTGCACGCCGGGCGGGTGCCCGCACCTCTACCGGTGCGCGAGGTGCTGGAGGACGTGCAGACGCTGAACGAATGGGCGGCAGCGGGCCGCCTCCCCATCACCAAGATCAGCTACCGAGCGTACTTTGAGGTGATGGACCGCTACGTCGCCCTGCGCTCGGGGGGCGCGCTGGGCCGCGGCGTGGGGCCACTGGTGGTGGCGCGGGAGGCCCTGGGTGACCTGAATGGGCGCCGGGTGGCCTCACCGGGGGCGCTCACGACCGCCGAACTGCTGCTGCGCCTCGTCTCCCCCGGGGTGCGGCCGGTCCGCATGCGCTACGACGAGGTGATGCCCGCCGTCGCGCGTGGGGAGGTGGACGCTGGACTCATCATCCACGAGTCGCGCTTCACGTACCCGCAATACGGCCTGATGCGGCTCCTGGACCTTGGCGCGTGGTGGGAAGGCGAGACGGGGTTGCCCCTCCCGCTGGGCGCGATTCTGGTGCGGCGCGACCTGCCGCAAGACGTGCAGCGCGGCCTGAATGCCGCCGTTCGGGCCAGCCTGGAGTACGCGTATGCCCATCCGCAGGAACCGATGAACTACATCCGCCGGCATGCCCTGGAGATGAGTGATGACGTGATGCGCGCGCATATTGATCTGTACGTCAATGGCTTGAGCCTGGACGTGGGCGCGGAGGGCGAGCGGGCCGTGCGCGAACTGCACCGCCGGGCGGTGGAGGTGGGCGCCGCACCGCCCTCGAACCTGCCACCCTTTGTGGATTTGGCCTAA
- the ribF gene encoding riboflavin biosynthesis protein RibF, which translates to MKTYVSPSQRPDTETVVAVGSFDGVHLGHQALLAQLKAKGREHKVPTVVYTFDPPTRVLTQGAQFLSTLPEKLELLAHYGIDETVAVPFTTEFAARPKEAFLEDLRALRPRALVVGEDFHFGRGRAGGVADLREVAREVVALPMHQLGGEDIKSTRIREYLKAGDVEGAARLLGRSYGAQGVVVPGDRLGRRLGWPTANLRVPEGKALPLGVFAVIARTERGPHNVQRWHGMANVGFRPTVDGTERRFEVHLFDFEGDLYGEELDVQFFARLRGEQKFSGLDELRAQLARDAEAARAALRDVR; encoded by the coding sequence GTGAAAACCTACGTCTCTCCCAGCCAGCGCCCGGACACGGAGACGGTGGTCGCCGTGGGCTCCTTTGATGGGGTGCACCTGGGGCATCAGGCACTTCTTGCGCAGCTCAAGGCCAAGGGCCGCGAGCACAAGGTGCCGACCGTCGTCTATACCTTCGACCCGCCCACGCGCGTGCTGACGCAAGGCGCCCAGTTCCTGTCCACCCTGCCCGAGAAGCTGGAGCTGCTCGCCCACTACGGCATCGACGAGACGGTCGCTGTGCCCTTTACCACCGAATTTGCCGCCCGTCCCAAGGAAGCCTTTCTGGAAGACCTGCGTGCCCTGCGCCCCCGCGCGCTTGTGGTGGGAGAAGACTTTCACTTCGGCCGGGGGCGAGCAGGGGGAGTCGCCGACCTGCGCGAGGTGGCGCGCGAGGTGGTGGCCCTCCCCATGCACCAGCTTGGCGGTGAGGACATCAAGAGCACGCGAATTCGCGAGTACCTGAAAGCGGGTGACGTGGAGGGCGCCGCGCGGCTGCTGGGCCGCTCCTACGGCGCGCAGGGCGTGGTGGTGCCAGGGGACCGCCTGGGCCGCCGCCTGGGCTGGCCGACCGCCAACCTCCGGGTGCCGGAAGGCAAAGCCCTTCCGCTGGGTGTGTTTGCGGTCATTGCCCGCACTGAGCGGGGACCACACAACGTCCAGCGCTGGCACGGCATGGCCAACGTGGGGTTTCGCCCCACCGTGGACGGTACCGAGCGCCGCTTTGAGGTTCACCTCTTTGACTTCGAGGGTGACCTCTACGGTGAGGAACTGGACGTCCAGTTCTTCGCCCGGCTGCGCGGCGAGCAGAAGTTCAGCGGCCTGGACGAACTCAGGGCGCAGCTCGCGCGGGACGCCGAGGCAGCGCGAGCCGCCCTGCGGGACGTGCGGTAG
- a CDS encoding NUDIX hydrolase: protein MGKTNPDTQVIYDGHVVRLEKLEGKWEVVRHADAVAILALNEAGEMLLVRQRRRAIGGVTLEAPAGLIDPGETPEAAARRELQEEVGLDGDMTLLTRFYSSPGFCDEELYVFEARNLRESRLPHDEDEEIEVTWLPPEQVLGGLRDGTLQGSASTVTAALFGVRRLAGDRQ, encoded by the coding sequence ATGGGCAAGACCAACCCCGACACCCAGGTGATCTATGACGGGCACGTCGTGCGGCTAGAAAAGCTGGAGGGCAAGTGGGAAGTGGTGCGTCACGCGGACGCAGTCGCGATTCTGGCCCTGAACGAGGCGGGCGAAATGCTGCTCGTGCGCCAGCGGCGCCGGGCGATCGGGGGAGTGACGCTGGAGGCCCCGGCGGGCCTGATCGACCCGGGCGAGACTCCTGAGGCCGCCGCCCGGCGCGAGCTTCAGGAGGAAGTGGGCTTGGACGGCGACATGACGCTGCTGACCCGCTTCTACTCCAGCCCCGGCTTCTGCGACGAGGAACTGTACGTCTTCGAGGCGCGCAACCTGCGCGAGAGCCGGCTTCCCCACGACGAGGATGAGGAGATCGAGGTGACGTGGCTGCCGCCCGAGCAGGTGCTGGGCGGCCTGCGAGACGGCACCCTGCAAGGCAGCGCGAGCACCGTGACCGCCGCGCTCTTCGGCGTGCGCCGCCTGGCGGGGGACAGGCAGTGA
- a CDS encoding ABC transporter ATP-binding protein: protein MTLNVPPAAEAAPSSVPRDLTGRPLAIDVQQLVKGFRKRVGGTLLRPRFSESRAVDGVTFGVRRGEIYGVLGPNGSGKSTLIRAMSTLLIPDAGRVTIFGLDVVRDEAQVRRLLNRVSVDAAFYKKLSPRENLLYSAQLYGLAPHVAEERALSTLRRLGLKEKAFYEPLEEMSRGMQQKVAIARAFLTSPVVVLLDEPTTGLDPKSRRDVQEFVLELRDVHDATIILTTHDMPEAERLCDRIAFLSGGRFVAEGTPDELRALAGPGKSLEDAFIELTGENLAEQSEEKP from the coding sequence GTGACCCTGAACGTCCCGCCTGCGGCGGAAGCCGCCCCGTCCTCCGTGCCCCGCGACCTGACCGGGCGCCCCCTCGCCATCGACGTGCAGCAGCTTGTCAAGGGATTTCGCAAGAGGGTGGGCGGCACCCTGCTGCGCCCCCGCTTCAGCGAGAGTCGGGCGGTAGACGGCGTGACCTTCGGGGTGCGCCGCGGCGAGATCTACGGCGTGCTGGGCCCCAACGGCAGCGGCAAGAGCACCCTGATCCGCGCGATGAGCACCCTCCTGATTCCCGATGCGGGCCGCGTCACCATCTTCGGGTTGGACGTGGTGCGCGATGAGGCGCAGGTGCGGCGACTGCTCAACCGCGTGTCGGTGGACGCCGCCTTCTACAAGAAGCTCTCGCCCCGCGAGAACCTGCTGTACTCCGCGCAGCTCTACGGCCTGGCACCCCACGTGGCGGAGGAACGCGCGCTGAGCACCCTGAGGCGCCTGGGCCTGAAGGAGAAAGCCTTTTACGAGCCGCTGGAGGAGATGAGCCGCGGGATGCAGCAGAAGGTCGCCATCGCCCGTGCATTTCTGACCAGCCCGGTGGTTGTGCTGCTGGACGAGCCCACCACCGGCCTCGATCCCAAGAGTCGGCGCGACGTGCAGGAATTCGTGCTGGAACTGCGCGACGTTCACGACGCCACCATCATCCTGACCACCCACGACATGCCGGAAGCCGAGCGGCTGTGTGACCGCATCGCCTTTCTCTCGGGTGGCCGGTTCGTGGCCGAGGGCACGCCCGATGAGCTGCGCGCCCTGGCCGGGCCGGGCAAGAGCCTGGAGGACGCCTTTATCGAGCTCACTGGCGAGAACCTGGCAGAACAAAGCGAGGAGAAACCGTGA
- a CDS encoding ABC transporter permease has translation MPPTPVPDPARTTPGTLAHQLRAAWAFVFRDFHLTRRYWSWVLVFTFYDMVSAASIMLIGVAAGSPRLTLTLLLGAVMWSFLGRLFGEIANSISYERWEGTIEYTFMAPVSRLTHLVGVSLFAGAYALLRGVLVFLFMGLFVDIGASFTQVLECLAVFMVASLGFMGIGLMAAVLPVMSTENGAQATNIIQAVFLLISGVYYPVSVLPAWLQPVSALSPATYALNACRKILGVNGTGDEIQPGVTLAGVLPELGILLLFGLITIPLGLFVFGRAESWAKRNGKLKRAG, from the coding sequence ATGCCCCCCACCCCCGTCCCCGATCCGGCGCGTACCACGCCCGGCACCCTCGCCCACCAGCTCCGCGCGGCCTGGGCCTTTGTGTTCCGCGATTTTCACCTCACCCGGCGCTACTGGTCGTGGGTGCTGGTCTTTACCTTCTACGACATGGTGTCGGCGGCCAGCATCATGCTGATCGGCGTGGCGGCGGGCAGCCCCCGCCTGACCCTCACGCTCCTGCTGGGGGCGGTGATGTGGTCTTTCCTGGGCCGCCTCTTTGGCGAGATCGCCAACAGCATCAGCTATGAACGCTGGGAAGGCACCATCGAATACACCTTTATGGCCCCGGTCAGCCGCCTGACGCATCTGGTCGGCGTGAGCCTCTTCGCGGGGGCCTACGCGCTGCTGCGCGGCGTGCTGGTGTTCCTGTTCATGGGCCTGTTCGTGGACATCGGAGCCAGCTTCACGCAGGTGTTGGAGTGCCTGGCCGTGTTCATGGTCGCCAGCCTGGGCTTTATGGGGATCGGCCTGATGGCGGCGGTGCTGCCGGTCATGAGCACCGAGAACGGCGCGCAGGCCACCAACATCATCCAGGCCGTGTTCCTGCTGATTTCCGGTGTGTACTACCCCGTCAGCGTGCTGCCCGCCTGGCTCCAGCCGGTGAGCGCCCTCTCGCCCGCCACCTACGCCCTGAACGCCTGCCGCAAGATTCTGGGTGTGAACGGGACCGGGGATGAGATCCAGCCCGGCGTGACCCTGGCGGGCGTGCTGCCGGAACTGGGCATCCTGCTGCTGTTCGGCCTGATCACCATTCCGCTGGGCCTGTTCGTGTTCGGACGCGCCGAGAGCTGGGCCAAACGCAACGGGAAGCTGAAGCGGGCGGGGTAG
- a CDS encoding deoxyguanosinetriphosphate triphosphohydrolase, translating to MFTRADLEAREAATLAPYATLSAHSRGRAYPEPESATRTAFQKDRDRILHTTAFRRLEYKTQVFLNAPRDHYRTRLTHTLEVGQVARSVALTLGLNETLAEAIALGHDLGHPPFGHAGERVLNALMEEEGGFDHNTQARRIVTRLEDRYPDFPGLNLTLDTLDGLNKHERSGLGPPSLEAQLVDAADALAYTAHDLDDGLRSGLLSPEHLAELPLWQELLARVPPQSPQLTERDRRTLHRELLGWLIQDLTAASDAAIRASGVTSAAAVRAHPERLITYSAPMRERLRETSAFLRENLYRHWRVEMQVEQASRLLQTLFAAFLARPSMLPPVVRARAEVDGLPRAVCDFIAGMTDRYATEMHAALVPPPTTVSWPG from the coding sequence ATGTTCACCCGCGCCGACCTGGAGGCACGTGAAGCCGCCACGCTCGCGCCCTATGCCACCCTGAGCGCGCATTCGCGTGGGCGGGCGTATCCGGAGCCCGAAAGCGCGACGCGCACCGCCTTTCAGAAAGACCGTGACCGTATTCTGCACACCACGGCATTTCGCCGGTTGGAATACAAGACGCAGGTGTTCCTGAATGCGCCGAGGGACCATTACCGCACCCGCCTGACCCACACCCTGGAGGTGGGTCAGGTGGCCCGTTCGGTCGCGCTGACGCTCGGCCTGAACGAGACGCTGGCGGAGGCCATCGCCCTGGGACACGACCTGGGACACCCCCCCTTCGGACACGCGGGCGAGCGAGTGCTGAACGCGCTGATGGAGGAGGAGGGCGGTTTCGATCACAACACGCAGGCGCGGCGCATCGTGACCCGGCTGGAAGACCGTTACCCCGACTTTCCGGGACTCAACCTCACGCTCGACACGCTGGACGGCCTGAACAAGCACGAGCGGTCGGGGCTGGGGCCGCCCAGCCTGGAAGCGCAGCTTGTAGACGCCGCCGACGCCCTGGCCTACACGGCCCACGACCTGGACGACGGGCTGCGCAGCGGGCTGCTGAGCCCCGAACACCTTGCCGAGCTGCCGCTGTGGCAGGAACTGCTCGCCCGCGTGCCGCCGCAGTCGCCGCAGCTCACGGAGCGTGACCGCCGTACCCTACACCGTGAACTGCTGGGGTGGCTGATTCAGGATCTCACGGCGGCCAGCGACGCTGCGATTCGGGCCAGCGGCGTGACCAGCGCGGCCGCGGTGCGCGCCCACCCCGAACGTCTGATCACCTACAGTGCCCCCATGCGCGAGCGGCTGCGGGAGACGAGTGCCTTTCTGCGCGAGAACCTGTACCGTCATTGGCGCGTCGAGATGCAGGTGGAGCAGGCCAGCCGGCTCCTCCAGACGCTCTTTGCCGCCTTTCTCGCCCGCCCGTCCATGCTGCCGCCCGTGGTCCGTGCCCGCGCTGAGGTGGACGGCCTGCCCCGCGCCGTCTGCGACTTCATCGCCGGAATGACCGACCGCTATGCGACGGAGATGCACGCGGCCCTCGTGCCGCCGCCCACCACCGTGAGCTGGCCGGGCTAA
- the pxpA gene encoding 5-oxoprolinase subunit PxpA translates to MHRIDLNADLGEGSPHEPAIMPYVSSANIACGGHAGDTETMRDSLRLAARHGVAAGAHPSFPDREGFGRRAMHFPPAEVTAFVREQIETLKAVAARAGVRLHHVKPHGMLYNMAAQDAALAGAIARAAAASGLPLFFGLAGEASVMLREAQALGLTPVGEGFADRGYAPDGTLWPRGQAGALLPHAQAALQGVRLAREGVVTAVTGEEVRVPAQTLCLHGDGPEAANLARSLRRALEAAGVRVVAPGL, encoded by the coding sequence ATGCACCGCATCGACCTCAATGCCGACCTCGGCGAGGGCAGCCCGCACGAGCCCGCCATCATGCCGTACGTCTCCAGCGCGAACATCGCCTGCGGAGGCCACGCCGGGGACACGGAAACCATGCGGGACAGCCTGCGTCTCGCCGCCCGGCACGGAGTGGCGGCGGGCGCTCACCCCAGTTTTCCCGACCGTGAGGGCTTCGGGCGCAGAGCCATGCACTTTCCCCCCGCTGAGGTCACCGCCTTTGTCCGCGAGCAGATCGAGACGCTCAAGGCGGTCGCGGCCCGCGCGGGCGTCCGCCTGCACCACGTGAAGCCCCACGGCATGCTCTACAACATGGCTGCACAGGACGCGGCGCTGGCGGGAGCGATTGCGCGGGCCGCCGCCGCTTCCGGCCTGCCCCTCTTCTTCGGGCTGGCGGGCGAGGCGTCGGTGATGCTGCGCGAGGCGCAGGCGCTGGGGCTGACGCCCGTGGGCGAGGGCTTTGCGGACCGGGGCTACGCGCCGGACGGTACGCTGTGGCCGCGCGGCCAGGCGGGCGCCCTGCTGCCGCACGCCCAGGCCGCCTTGCAGGGGGTGCGGCTGGCCCGCGAGGGCGTGGTCACGGCGGTTACGGGGGAAGAGGTGCGGGTCCCTGCCCAGACCCTCTGCCTGCACGGGGACGGGCCAGAAGCGGCCAACCTCGCCCGGAGCCTGCGGCGGGCGCTGGAGGCGGCGGGGGTGCGGGTGGTGGCTCCGGGCCTTTAG
- a CDS encoding biotin-dependent carboxyltransferase family protein: MLEVVRPGLQTTVQDAGRRARALGVPGGGAADPLALRLANALVGNPPQAPALEVTLAGPTLRFHADALVALWGAPFDAALDGQPFPLGRALPVRAGQTLALGGTRRGARAVLAVRGGLEGQPALGSRATDLRSGFGGMEGRALRAGDHLAWAPLPPAAPPRAFLSPALCTATGPQVTLRVLPTSEATPDLLAALTGQPFTVGGQTDRMGARLTEAVSAPHDPARVSLPNVPGGVQLPPDGRPILLLPDAGTHGGYPTPLVVASADLPVLGQLRAGDRVTFREVTLRQAHAALRQQERDVRQAEAALRRWYAKHTEPYTERT; the protein is encoded by the coding sequence GTGCTTGAGGTGGTGCGTCCTGGTCTGCAAACCACCGTCCAGGACGCCGGGCGGCGAGCGCGAGCTCTCGGCGTGCCGGGTGGGGGCGCGGCGGACCCGCTCGCCCTGCGGCTGGCCAACGCCCTGGTCGGCAATCCGCCGCAGGCGCCTGCCCTAGAGGTCACGCTCGCAGGGCCCACGCTCCGCTTTCACGCGGACGCGCTCGTGGCCTTGTGGGGAGCTCCCTTTGACGCAGCGCTCGACGGCCAGCCTTTTCCGCTTGGGCGCGCCCTTCCCGTGCGGGCAGGGCAGACGCTCGCCCTCGGTGGAACGAGGCGGGGGGCGCGGGCCGTCCTCGCGGTGCGGGGCGGTTTGGAGGGACAACCCGCCTTGGGAAGCCGCGCGACCGATCTCCGCTCGGGCTTCGGCGGAATGGAGGGGCGGGCGCTGCGGGCCGGGGACCACCTCGCCTGGGCTCCTCTCCCCCCCGCCGCGCCGCCACGGGCCTTTCTCTCCCCGGCCCTGTGCACGGCCACCGGACCGCAGGTCACCCTGCGTGTTCTCCCCACGTCCGAGGCCACGCCGGACCTGCTCGCCGCCCTGACGGGGCAGCCCTTCACGGTCGGCGGCCAGACGGACCGGATGGGCGCGCGTCTGACCGAGGCGGTCTCTGCCCCGCACGATCCGGCCCGCGTCAGCCTGCCCAACGTGCCGGGCGGCGTACAGCTCCCGCCGGACGGACGGCCCATCCTGCTGCTGCCGGACGCCGGAACCCACGGCGGATACCCCACGCCGTTGGTGGTGGCGAGCGCGGACCTGCCCGTCCTCGGGCAACTGCGGGCCGGGGACCGCGTGACCTTTCGGGAGGTGACGCTGAGGCAGGCGCACGCGGCGCTGAGGCAGCAGGAACGGGACGTGCGTCAGGCAGAGGCGGCCCTGCGCCGGTGGTACGCCAAGCACACGGAGCCCTACACTGAAAGGACATGA